In a single window of the Streptococcus ilei genome:
- a CDS encoding bifunctional Cof-type HAD-IIB family hydrolase/peptidylprolyl isomerase: MDAKTRYKAKKIKIVFFDIDDTLRNVETGYVPASITRVFSQLRENGIYTAIASGRGIFGVPEEIKALQPDFYVTLNGSYVIDRKENVIYEERVPNPLVQDFIAWTKQVGIHYGLVGSHQAALSIRTEEMSQAIDPIYPNLPVDPDFATKHSIYQMWTFETGEAFDALPEDLAQELRLVRWHPISSDVVLNQQSKAHGVSKVVEKLGLKPENVLTFGDGLNDIELFDYAGLAIAMGNAQEALKAKADYVTKNLEEDGILHALEELKMVEKELHLPQTKMDQETGPIATIHTNYGDLKIRLFPDQAPKTVANFIALAKDGYYNGVIFHRIIKDFMIQGGDPTGTGMGGESIYGESFEDEFSEELYNIRGALSMANAGPNTNGSQFFIVQNQHLPYSKKEIARGGWPEAIAEIYAEEGGTPHLDRRHTVFGQLMDEASYQVLDAIAAVETGAMDKPKEDVVMESIDIEGDA, encoded by the coding sequence ATGGATGCAAAAACACGCTACAAAGCGAAAAAGATTAAAATAGTATTTTTTGATATTGACGATACCTTACGAAATGTTGAGACAGGCTATGTTCCAGCTTCGATCACCAGAGTATTCTCTCAATTACGAGAAAACGGAATTTACACAGCTATTGCTAGTGGACGAGGGATTTTTGGAGTGCCAGAAGAAATCAAGGCTCTCCAACCGGACTTCTATGTCACTCTGAATGGCTCCTACGTGATTGATCGTAAGGAAAATGTCATTTATGAAGAAAGGGTGCCAAATCCACTGGTTCAAGATTTTATTGCTTGGACCAAGCAAGTTGGAATTCATTATGGTTTGGTTGGGAGTCATCAAGCAGCCCTGTCTATTCGGACGGAAGAGATGAGCCAGGCTATTGATCCTATCTATCCAAATTTACCAGTGGATCCTGATTTTGCTACTAAGCATTCTATCTATCAAATGTGGACCTTCGAGACTGGTGAAGCATTCGATGCTCTCCCAGAGGATTTGGCACAAGAATTGCGTTTGGTTCGCTGGCATCCAATTTCATCTGATGTTGTCTTAAATCAGCAATCCAAAGCCCATGGTGTCTCAAAGGTAGTAGAAAAACTGGGGCTCAAACCAGAAAATGTCTTAACATTTGGGGATGGATTGAACGACATAGAATTATTTGACTATGCTGGTTTAGCGATTGCCATGGGAAATGCCCAGGAAGCATTAAAAGCTAAAGCAGATTATGTCACAAAAAATTTAGAAGAAGATGGCATTTTACATGCCTTAGAGGAGTTAAAAATGGTTGAAAAAGAATTGCATTTACCACAAACAAAAATGGATCAGGAAACAGGACCAATTGCGACGATTCATACCAACTATGGAGATCTGAAGATTCGTCTCTTCCCTGATCAAGCACCAAAAACCGTTGCAAACTTTATTGCGCTTGCGAAAGATGGCTATTACAACGGAGTGATTTTCCACCGCATCATTAAAGATTTTATGATCCAAGGTGGCGACCCAACTGGAACAGGAATGGGCGGAGAATCCATCTACGGAGAGTCTTTTGAAGATGAATTCTCTGAAGAATTGTACAATATCCGTGGTGCGCTATCTATGGCCAATGCTGGACCAAATACCAATGGCAGTCAATTCTTCATTGTTCAAAACCAACACCTTCCATATTCTAAAAAGGAAATCGCCCGTGGTGGGTGGCCTGAAGCTATTGCAGAAATTTATGCAGAAGAAGGAGGAACTCCTCATTTGGACCGTCGTCACACAGTATTCGGTCAGTTGATGGACGAAGCTTCTTATCAAGTATTGGATGCAATTGCTGCAGTCGAGACAGGTGCCATGGACAAACCCAAAGAAGATGTGGTGATGGAATCGATTGATATTGAGGGAGACGCATGA
- a CDS encoding S1 RNA-binding domain-containing protein — protein MRIGDKLKGVVTGLQPYGAFVELETGVTGLIHISEIRSGYIDNIHDILKIGDEVTTQVIDIDEYSGKASLSLRTLEAGNRKHFRHHRFSNDRHKIGFTPLAKQLPIWIKESKEFLSDTGQGK, from the coding sequence ATGAGAATCGGGGATAAACTGAAGGGTGTTGTGACAGGGTTGCAACCTTATGGAGCCTTTGTTGAACTAGAGACAGGGGTAACCGGTTTAATCCATATTTCTGAAATCCGCAGTGGCTATATTGACAACATTCATGATATTTTAAAAATTGGAGATGAAGTTACTACTCAGGTCATCGATATTGATGAATATTCAGGGAAGGCTAGTTTGTCCCTTCGAACCTTAGAAGCTGGGAATAGAAAGCACTTTCGTCATCATCGTTTTTCGAATGATCGCCATAAGATCGGTTTTACTCCTTTAGCTAAGCAATTACCTATTTGGATTAAAGAAAGTAAAGAATTTTTGAGTGATACCGGTCAGGGAAAATAA
- the cysK gene encoding cysteine synthase A, with protein sequence MPIYENITELIGKTPIVKLNHLVPEGAADVYVKLEAFNPGSSVKDRIALSMIEKAERDGLLQPGSTIVEATSGNTGIGLSWVGAAKGYKVVIVMPETMSVERRKIIQAYGAELVLTPGSEGMKGAIAKAEEIAAERNGFLPLQFNNSANPEVHEATTGQEILEAFGPNGLDAYVSGVGTGGTISGVSHALKKVNPAVQVYAVEADESAILSGEKPGPHKIQGLSAGFIPETLDTNSYDGVIRVTSEQALELGRYIGGKEGFLVGISSAAAIYAAIEVAKELGAGKKVLALAPDNGERYLSTTLYDFEQE encoded by the coding sequence ATGCCAATCTATGAAAATATTACAGAATTAATCGGAAAAACACCTATTGTAAAATTGAACCACTTGGTACCTGAAGGGGCTGCTGATGTCTATGTTAAACTAGAAGCCTTCAACCCAGGTTCATCTGTCAAAGACCGGATTGCTCTTAGTATGATTGAAAAAGCAGAACGAGATGGTCTGCTTCAACCTGGTTCTACTATCGTTGAAGCAACCAGCGGAAATACAGGAATTGGTTTATCATGGGTTGGGGCTGCCAAAGGGTATAAAGTCGTCATCGTCATGCCTGAAACCATGAGTGTTGAACGTCGGAAAATCATTCAAGCTTATGGAGCTGAACTGGTCTTAACTCCAGGTAGTGAAGGAATGAAAGGAGCTATCGCTAAAGCAGAAGAAATCGCTGCAGAACGAAACGGTTTCCTTCCCCTCCAATTTAACAACAGCGCCAACCCAGAAGTCCATGAAGCAACAACAGGACAAGAAATTTTAGAAGCTTTTGGGCCAAATGGATTGGATGCCTATGTCAGTGGTGTTGGAACAGGTGGAACTATTTCAGGTGTTTCTCATGCCTTGAAAAAAGTCAACCCAGCCGTTCAAGTCTATGCCGTTGAAGCAGATGAATCAGCGATTCTTTCTGGCGAAAAACCAGGACCTCACAAAATCCAAGGACTTTCAGCAGGTTTCATTCCAGAAACTCTGGATACCAATTCTTATGATGGCGTAATCCGTGTCACTTCTGAACAAGCTTTAGAATTAGGTCGCTACATTGGTGGAAAAGAAGGATTCTTAGTTGGAATTTCATCTGCCGCTGCTATCTATGCAGCGATTGAAGTCGCAAAAGAGCTTGGAGCTGGTAAAAAAGTCTTGGCCTTGGCACCAGATAATGGGGAACGTTACCTTTCGACTACTCTTTACGATTTTGAACAAGAATAA
- a CDS encoding YigZ family protein encodes MEYKTFKEDGLVQEEIKKSRFLCHVKRVYTEEEARDFIAAVKKEHYKATHNCSAFVIGQQFEIKRTSDDGEPSGTAGVPMLGVLENHELTNVCCVVTRYFGGIKLGAGGLIRAYAGSVAQAVKEIGLVEIKEQVGLGITLTYPQYQEFVNFLSAHQLAEFQTDFTDAVFSLIYVDKEQKEDVIADLIDFYHGKVEISDQGLKEVEVPIQL; translated from the coding sequence ATGGAATACAAGACATTTAAAGAGGACGGCCTCGTCCAAGAAGAAATTAAAAAATCTCGCTTTCTTTGCCATGTTAAACGGGTCTATACTGAAGAGGAAGCTCGCGACTTTATAGCTGCTGTCAAGAAAGAACATTACAAGGCAACTCACAATTGCTCCGCATTTGTAATAGGCCAACAGTTTGAGATCAAACGGACCAGCGACGACGGAGAACCGAGTGGTACTGCCGGCGTTCCCATGCTAGGTGTGCTAGAAAATCATGAGTTGACCAATGTCTGCTGCGTTGTCACTCGTTATTTTGGTGGGATCAAGCTAGGCGCAGGCGGTCTGATCCGTGCTTATGCCGGTAGCGTCGCTCAGGCTGTGAAAGAAATCGGTCTCGTTGAAATCAAGGAGCAAGTTGGGTTAGGGATTACCTTGACTTATCCCCAATACCAAGAGTTTGTGAACTTTCTATCCGCTCACCAATTAGCAGAATTTCAGACAGACTTCACCGATGCTGTCTTTAGTCTGATTTATGTAGATAAAGAGCAAAAAGAAGATGTGATTGCAGACCTGATTGATTTTTACCATGGAAAAGTTGAGATTAGTGATCAGGGGCTAAAGGAAGTGGAAGTTCCTATCCAGTTATAA
- a CDS encoding DEAD/DEAH box helicase, producing the protein MKVEDCYGRLFTQEQLEVELLGQAQRLPAMVEEKTGLLCNRCGSQIDKTRWKLQIGSYYCRACIQLGRVRSDQVLYYFPQKAFPQEEVLRWQGSLTPFQSRVSQELVQSLTDRKPMMVHAVTGAGKTEMMYQVVAEVIKKGRCVCIATPRIDVCIELYKRMTKDFSCPISLLHGDSEAYFRTPLVISTTHQLLKFYQAFDLLIIDEVDAFPFVDNPVLYHAVSNAVTKNGKLIYLTATSTKELDKKVKKQEINRVSLPRRFHGNPLVIPRKVWLKDLRKKVEKKQVPVKLLRLIKEQRKTSFPLILFVSEIELGEKLLNLLRQNFKDEIIELVTSKTENRLELVEKFRNQEITILVSTTILERGVTFPKVDVFVIEANHRLFTKSTLVQIAGRVGRSMERPTGELLFLAEGTSQEMTQAIKEIKEMNQEAGF; encoded by the coding sequence ATGAAAGTTGAAGATTGTTATGGAAGGTTGTTCACCCAAGAACAACTAGAGGTGGAACTGCTTGGACAAGCCCAGCGTCTGCCAGCTATGGTAGAGGAAAAGACGGGCTTGCTTTGTAATCGTTGCGGAAGCCAGATTGATAAGACTAGATGGAAACTACAGATAGGAAGCTACTATTGTAGAGCCTGCATTCAATTAGGAAGAGTTAGGAGCGACCAAGTACTCTATTACTTTCCCCAGAAAGCCTTTCCGCAGGAAGAAGTCCTAAGATGGCAGGGGAGCCTGACGCCATTTCAAAGTCGGGTTTCTCAAGAGTTGGTTCAATCCTTAACAGATAGAAAGCCTATGATGGTACACGCAGTTACAGGAGCAGGTAAAACGGAAATGATGTACCAAGTGGTGGCGGAAGTGATAAAAAAGGGGAGATGTGTTTGCATTGCTACACCAAGGATTGACGTGTGTATTGAATTATATAAGCGAATGACAAAGGACTTTTCCTGCCCCATCTCGTTGTTGCACGGTGATTCAGAAGCTTATTTCCGAACGCCTCTCGTCATATCCACCACACATCAACTACTAAAATTTTATCAAGCTTTTGACCTCCTCATAATCGATGAAGTCGATGCCTTTCCTTTTGTTGATAACCCTGTTCTCTACCATGCCGTTTCAAATGCCGTAACCAAGAATGGAAAGCTCATCTATTTGACAGCTACCTCAACAAAAGAGTTAGATAAAAAGGTCAAAAAACAGGAAATAAACCGCGTTAGCCTACCCAGACGCTTTCACGGAAACCCTCTAGTAATTCCTAGAAAAGTATGGCTAAAAGATCTACGAAAGAAAGTAGAAAAGAAGCAAGTACCAGTGAAGTTACTCAGACTAATAAAGGAGCAACGAAAAACAAGTTTTCCACTGATCTTATTTGTATCAGAGATTGAATTAGGAGAAAAGCTCCTTAACCTCTTAAGACAGAACTTCAAGGATGAAATCATCGAACTGGTGACCTCTAAAACAGAAAATAGGTTAGAACTGGTAGAAAAATTTCGCAACCAAGAAATTACCATCCTTGTTTCAACGACAATCCTGGAAAGGGGAGTTACCTTCCCTAAAGTGGATGTGTTTGTGATTGAGGCCAATCATCGGCTGTTCACTAAGAGCACCCTGGTTCAAATCGCTGGTCGTGTTGGAAGAAGTATGGAAAGACCCACAGGCGAGTTGCTTTTCCTAGCAGAAGGAACCAGCCAAGAAATGACACAAGCCATTAAAGAAATAAAAGAAATGAATCAGGAGGCAGGGTTTTGA
- a CDS encoding ComF family protein, protein MKKENLTMCDNCKNKFEQVSEASCKTCCKKSSEISCEDCQEWERKGKSVNHKALYYYNEEMKEYFQKYKFQGDQLLAGLFAEEVKAALKKYKGYTIVPIPLSDKRNEKRGFNQVTAILESAGIPYQDLLIKKDTKAQSQKNKKERLKAEQAFERKELENKSWPEKIMIMDDIYTTGATIERAKEMLHVNEVKEIRSFSLAR, encoded by the coding sequence ATGAAAAAAGAGAATCTCACAATGTGTGACAACTGTAAAAATAAGTTCGAACAAGTTAGTGAAGCTAGTTGCAAGACTTGTTGTAAAAAAAGTTCAGAGATTTCTTGTGAAGATTGCCAAGAGTGGGAACGAAAAGGGAAAAGTGTAAACCATAAAGCACTCTACTACTATAATGAAGAAATGAAGGAATACTTTCAGAAATACAAATTCCAGGGGGATCAACTGTTAGCTGGTCTCTTTGCTGAAGAAGTAAAGGCAGCACTAAAAAAGTATAAAGGGTATACCATTGTTCCAATACCTTTAAGCGATAAGAGAAATGAGAAGAGAGGATTTAATCAGGTAACAGCTATATTAGAATCTGCAGGAATCCCTTATCAAGACCTATTAATAAAAAAGGATACAAAAGCCCAATCACAGAAAAATAAAAAAGAAAGATTAAAAGCAGAACAAGCCTTTGAACGAAAAGAGCTTGAAAACAAAAGCTGGCCGGAGAAAATAATGATAATGGATGATATCTACACAACAGGAGCAACAATCGAAAGAGCTAAAGAAATGTTACATGTAAACGAGGTGAAAGAAATAAGATCTTTTTCATTGGCAAGATAG
- the hpf gene encoding ribosome hibernation-promoting factor, HPF/YfiA family → MIKYSIRGENLEVTEAIHDYVVSKLEKIEKYFQAEQELDARVNLKVYREKTAKVEVTIPLGSITLRAEDVSQDMYGSIDLVVDKIERQIRKNKTKIEKKNRSKSATSKIFTEALVEESVALEKVVRTKTIDIEPMELDEAILQMELLGHDFFIYKDVEDNTTNVIYRREDGDIGLLEVKDK, encoded by the coding sequence ATGATTAAATATAGTATCCGTGGTGAAAACCTAGAAGTAACAGAAGCCATTCACGACTATGTCGTTTCTAAACTCGAAAAAATTGAAAAATATTTTCAAGCAGAGCAAGAATTGGATGCACGTGTAAACCTAAAAGTTTATCGTGAAAAAACTGCAAAAGTTGAAGTCACGATTCCGCTTGGTTCTATTACACTTCGTGCAGAAGATGTTTCTCAAGATATGTATGGATCTATTGACTTGGTAGTTGACAAGATTGAACGTCAAATTCGTAAGAATAAAACAAAGATTGAAAAGAAAAATCGTAGTAAATCTGCAACTAGCAAAATCTTTACAGAAGCTTTAGTAGAAGAAAGTGTTGCATTGGAAAAAGTTGTCCGTACAAAAACGATTGACATTGAACCAATGGAATTAGATGAAGCGATTCTTCAAATGGAACTATTGGGACATGACTTCTTCATCTACAAGGATGTGGAAGACAATACAACTAACGTTATTTACCGTCGCGAAGATGGAGATATTGGACTTCTTGAAGTTAAAGACAAATAA